The following are from one region of the Capsicum annuum cultivar UCD-10X-F1 chromosome 1, UCD10Xv1.1, whole genome shotgun sequence genome:
- the LOC107866396 gene encoding UDP-glucuronate 4-epimerase 5, giving the protein MTQLKPILTHLDSIPSTPGKFKPDKSSPYSLYRLRFHPTLFPRFTLWSFLFIFFIVLFFFFSTPTNPTTGNNRRSLKNTVSPILEVGPNWERRVRASARTRSKTGFTVLVTGAAGFVGTHVSLALKRRGDGVLGLDNFNHYYDVGLKKARQGLLERSGIMVVDGDINDAVLLRKLFDVVAFTHVMHMAAQAGVRYAMQNPGSYVHSNIAGFVTLLEACKMANPQPSIVWASSSSVYGLNSKVPFSEKDRTDQPASLYAATKKAGEEIAHTYNHIHGLSITGLRFFTVYGPWGRPDMAYFFFTKDILRGKEIKIFETSDHGSVARDFTYVDDVVKGCLAALDTAKKSTGSGGKKKGAAQLRIYNLGNTKPVPVGRLVSILEKLLKVKAKKKVIQMPRNGDVPFTHANITLAHNELGYKPTTDLEMGLKKFVKWYVNYYGSKKKKSAW; this is encoded by the coding sequence ATGACTCAATTGAAGCCAATTCTTACACATTTGGATTCAATTCCTTCAACCCCAGGAAAGTTTAAGCCTGATAAATCTTCCCCTTATAGTCTTTATCGTCTCCGTTTTCACCCCACTTTGTTTCCAAGATTTACTCTTTGgtcctttcttttcatttttttcatcgttttattcttctttttctcaacCCCGACCAACCCCACCACCGGAAACAACCGTAGAAGTCTGAAAAACACTGTTTCGCCAATTTTAGAGGTCGGCCCGAATTGGGAACGTCGGGTTCGGGCCTCGGCCCGAACAAGGTCTAAAACGGGCTTTACTGTTTTAGTCACTGGTGCTGCTGGCTTTGTAGGGACACATGTGTCTTTAGCCCTGAAACGCCGTGGTGACGGCGTTTTAGGGCTGGATAATTTCAATCATTACTATGATGTCGGGCTTAAAAAAGCCCGACAGGGCCTGCTTGAAAGGTCTGGTATTATGGTTGTTGATGGTGATATTAATGATGCTGTTTTGCTTAGGAAGTTGTTTGATGTTGTTGCTTTTACACATGTTATGCATATGGCAGCTCAAGCTGGAGTTAGGTATGCTATGCAGAATCCAGGTTCTTATGTTCATAGTAATATTGCTGGTTTTGTTACTTTACTTGAAGCATGTAAAATGGCTAATCCACAACCTAGTATTGTTTGGGCTTCATCAAGTTCTGTTTATGGATTGAATTCGAAAGTACCCTTTTCAGAAAAAGATAGAACTGATCAGCCAGCAAGTTTGTATGCAGCAACTAAAAAGGCTGGTGAAGAGATTGCTCATACATATAACCATATACATGGGCTTTCGATTACGGGGTTGCGGTTTTTTACGGTTTATGGGCCATGGGGTAGGCCTGATATGGCTTATTTTTTCTTTACGAAAGATATTTTGAGAGGGAAGGAAATCAAGATTTTCGAGACGTCTGATCATGGTAGCGTTGCtagggattttacttatgttgaTGATGTGGTAAAGGGTTGTTTGGCAGCCTTAGATACCGCGAAGAAGAGCACAGGGAGTGGGGGGAAGAAGAAGGGTGCTGCTCAATTGAGGATTTATAATTTGGGTAATACGAAGCCGGTGCCTGTTGGGAGACTTGTTAGTATTTTGGAGAAGTTGTTGAAGGTGAAGGCGAAGAAGAAGGTTATTCAAATGCCGAGGAATGGGGATGTGCCGTTTACGCATGCTAATATTACTTTGGCACATAATGAGTTAGGATATAAGCCTACTACGGACTTGGAAATGGGGTTAAAGAAGTTTGTGAAGTGGTATGTTAACTACTATGgttcgaagaagaagaagagtgcatggtga